One window of Paenibacillus sp. FSL K6-3182 genomic DNA carries:
- a CDS encoding GNAT family N-acetyltransferase codes for MNHLYKEFLISDDKSLIDMDTVCKFLSRSYWANQRPAETIHKSIQNSVCFGIYDNKRQVGFARIVTDWATIYYLCDVFIDEEYRGRGLGKKLVEYITKEFEGIGGILRTHDAHELYEQYGFIKDSERFMNRLMKR; via the coding sequence TTGAATCATCTTTATAAAGAGTTTCTAATTAGTGATGACAAGTCACTTATTGATATGGATACCGTTTGCAAATTTTTATCAAGGAGTTATTGGGCAAACCAAAGGCCAGCGGAAACGATTCATAAATCCATTCAAAATTCAGTTTGTTTTGGCATCTACGATAATAAAAGGCAGGTTGGATTCGCTCGAATTGTAACGGATTGGGCAACGATTTATTATTTGTGTGATGTTTTTATTGATGAAGAATATAGAGGTAGAGGGCTGGGAAAGAAGTTAGTTGAATACATTACCAAAGAATTCGAAGGGATTGGCGGCATACTGCGAACGCATGATGCTCATGAATTGTATGAACAGTATGGATTTATAAAAGATTCAGAACGATTTATGAATCGCCTAATGAAAAGATAG
- a CDS encoding cation diffusion facilitator family transporter — protein sequence MNGSQDGKLGGNLKSAAIAENHQHDHGDGGCDHNHEQNAAKHSHGNHSHHGHHHGHSHGHGHHGHSHAPNNKAGLLIALIITAGIMVLEFVGGLVTNSLALLSDSGHMLSDTAALALSLAAMWIAVRPASSNRTYGFHRFEILAALFNGITLFVIAAFIIAEAIKRFGEPPTVASGSMMIIAGIGLLANIASAWFLMRKADVKDNLNVRSAYLHVIGDAIGSVGAIIAGILMYSFSWYIADPIISVVVALLILRSAWGVIKSTVHILMEGTPAHVNAEQVKEALLDIQGVKDVHDLHIWTITSGIDSLSCHLIVEDEKDCQVILQEAIQHLADRFQIEHSTIQIEKSQLKHSACKV from the coding sequence ATGAACGGATCACAGGATGGGAAACTAGGGGGAAATTTAAAATCAGCAGCCATTGCGGAAAACCATCAACATGATCATGGAGATGGAGGATGCGACCATAACCATGAACAGAACGCAGCTAAACATTCCCATGGGAATCACAGCCATCACGGTCATCACCATGGTCACTCGCATGGTCATGGTCATCATGGACATTCTCATGCTCCGAATAATAAAGCGGGGCTGCTGATCGCACTTATTATTACAGCGGGTATTATGGTTCTAGAATTTGTAGGGGGACTTGTGACGAACTCGTTGGCGCTATTGTCTGATTCAGGGCATATGCTGAGTGACACAGCTGCACTGGCGTTAAGCTTGGCAGCAATGTGGATTGCCGTGCGTCCAGCTTCTTCTAACCGCACTTATGGATTTCATCGTTTTGAAATATTGGCAGCCTTGTTTAATGGCATTACATTGTTCGTTATCGCCGCGTTTATCATTGCGGAGGCAATCAAGCGGTTCGGTGAACCGCCGACCGTCGCGAGCGGGTCGATGATGATTATAGCTGGTATCGGTTTGCTGGCTAATATAGCAAGTGCATGGTTTCTTATGCGGAAGGCGGATGTGAAGGACAATCTGAATGTTCGGAGTGCATATCTTCATGTCATCGGAGATGCCATTGGTTCGGTAGGCGCGATCATTGCCGGCATTTTGATGTATTCATTTTCGTGGTATATCGCTGATCCAATCATTAGTGTAGTGGTTGCTCTTCTTATTTTGCGAAGCGCATGGGGAGTGATTAAATCAACCGTTCATATTCTGATGGAGGGAACGCCAGCTCATGTGAATGCTGAGCAGGTTAAAGAAGCACTGCTAGACATTCAAGGTGTCAAAGACGTTCACGATCTTCATATTTGGACAATAACTTCGGGAATAGACTCCTTAAGCTGCCATCTTATTGTTGAGGATGAGAAGGATTGCCAAGTCATTCTTCAGGAAGCAATTCAACATCTGGCCGACAGATTCCAAATTGAACATTCAACGATTCAGATCGAGAAATCGCAATTGAAGCACTCTGCTTGCAAAGTATAG
- a CDS encoding RNA polymerase sigma factor: protein MDNQSISRTHSEFSEMYERNIDMVYRLCFILLKNTMDADDAVQSVFLKLFKHNKTFNDREHEKAWLIVTAKNTCKDVLKSWWKSRRVDVDVLSEKTYWDNNEQQRDILEKLLRLPEKYRTVLYLYYVEDYSVKEISKLLDRKESTLQTQLSKGRTRLKDDLGGIYVDGKPVQGNI from the coding sequence ATGGACAACCAATCTATAAGTCGTACCCATAGTGAGTTTTCTGAAATGTATGAGCGGAATATCGATATGGTGTACAGATTATGTTTCATCCTATTGAAAAATACGATGGATGCGGATGACGCTGTTCAGTCTGTATTCTTAAAGCTATTCAAGCACAACAAAACCTTTAATGACCGCGAGCATGAAAAAGCATGGCTTATTGTGACGGCCAAAAACACGTGTAAAGACGTATTAAAAAGCTGGTGGAAATCTCGCAGGGTTGATGTAGACGTTTTGTCGGAAAAAACTTACTGGGATAACAATGAGCAGCAGAGGGATATACTCGAGAAATTGCTGCGGCTTCCTGAAAAATACAGAACGGTGTTATACCTCTACTATGTGGAGGATTATTCTGTAAAAGAAATATCAAAACTACTAGATCGAAAAGAGAGCACGCTGCAAACACAATTATCCAAAGGACGAACACGCCTGAAGGATGATTTGGGAGGGATATATGTTGACGGAAAACCAGTTCAAGGGAATATTTGA
- a CDS encoding acyltransferase, with protein sequence MAQLAKRPYLPALDIFRAFGILAVIMIHATSAVVANYDHKATLYPLYVFLNTFTKFAVPVFIFLSGFVLFYNYYNKPFTATAIGQFYKKRISKVLIPFILFSFLYFAFTRLAAYGFSDLQTFIGYFTTTKFLKMLIFGKTYVHLYFVVIIIQFYAISPLMLYAVNRFRKSSRHIVWIGLLVQWLFIFIIVREYHVISPGSYAFTYMLYFTAGAFIGIYYEKFAEWINLTRKNATPAKIAASLVLWALFLSSNMTMVYFYYEKRLTGLSVINTSLLELIDEVRCVTAAIVLLQVSFWIYTSWNKMIVKALIHIGATSFGIYLVHPLILYLYRQTNASGSPILFHVWVAGGFLLALVIPWAIMALSAPFKWHWLLFGPLPTKKKQPASPIQPSIQG encoded by the coding sequence ATGGCACAATTAGCAAAAAGACCATATTTGCCTGCGCTAGACATTTTTAGAGCATTCGGTATTTTAGCGGTCATCATGATTCATGCAACATCAGCGGTCGTAGCTAACTACGATCACAAGGCTACGCTATATCCTCTTTATGTCTTTCTAAACACATTTACCAAATTCGCAGTGCCCGTCTTCATCTTTCTAAGCGGCTTCGTCCTGTTTTACAACTACTACAACAAACCCTTCACAGCAACAGCAATTGGGCAGTTTTACAAAAAACGAATATCTAAAGTATTGATTCCTTTTATCTTATTTTCGTTCCTCTATTTCGCCTTTACGAGACTGGCAGCTTACGGATTTAGTGACCTGCAGACCTTTATCGGTTACTTTACAACGACTAAATTTCTCAAAATGCTTATTTTTGGCAAAACCTATGTCCATCTTTATTTTGTCGTTATTATTATTCAATTTTATGCAATATCACCACTAATGCTGTACGCTGTTAATCGGTTTCGAAAATCCAGCCGGCATATCGTCTGGATAGGTTTGCTGGTGCAATGGTTATTTATTTTTATCATCGTCCGGGAATATCATGTGATTAGCCCCGGCAGCTATGCGTTTACGTATATGCTTTATTTTACGGCAGGTGCGTTTATCGGTATTTATTATGAGAAATTCGCTGAATGGATTAATCTCACTAGAAAAAACGCTACGCCGGCAAAAATTGCAGCATCGCTTGTGCTGTGGGCACTATTCTTATCGTCAAATATGACTATGGTCTACTTTTATTACGAGAAACGGTTAACTGGGCTATCTGTTATAAACACAAGTCTATTAGAGCTGATAGATGAGGTGCGTTGCGTTACGGCTGCTATTGTGCTGCTTCAAGTTTCCTTCTGGATTTATACATCATGGAACAAGATGATCGTCAAAGCTCTTATACATATCGGTGCCACATCCTTTGGCATATATTTGGTCCATCCATTAATTCTGTATCTATACCGCCAGACGAATGCCAGCGGCTCTCCAATTCTGTTCCATGTTTGGGTGGCCGGCGGCTTCCTGCTCGCACTCGTTATTCCTTGGGCTATCATGGCACTAAGCGCACCATTCAAATGGCACTGGCTGTTGTTTGGTCCGCTTCCAACTAAGAAGAAGCAGCCTGCTTCTCCAATACAGCCAAGTATTCAAGGATAA
- a CDS encoding ABC transporter ATP-binding protein: protein MPVLEVRNLQKSFGSVSAVAGISFTVEAGEVFTIIGPNGAGKTTTLEMIEGLQNPDSGQIEFGPLNWTKNSEQIKVSIGVQPQSSALFDLLTVEENLDLFATFYPKSRPAAEVLEMINLTDQRSKQVRKLSGGQKQRLAIGLAMINDPTIIFLDEPTTGLDPQARRNIWDIILKLKELGKTTILTTHYMEEAEKLSDRVCIVDQGKIVTLDTPAALIDRLTKEREVRLTFIDGAEAALETEKVATLHHAVVRTNRDGASLQLWTTQPEETLYELFGFTKDRGFRVEQISIREMSLEDVFIAFTGKEWRD, encoded by the coding sequence ATGCCCGTATTAGAAGTGCGTAATTTACAAAAGAGCTTTGGATCAGTCAGCGCTGTAGCCGGCATTAGCTTCACCGTCGAGGCTGGAGAAGTGTTCACCATCATCGGTCCAAACGGCGCAGGAAAAACGACTACGCTTGAAATGATTGAGGGGCTGCAAAATCCTGATTCCGGCCAAATCGAATTTGGTCCTCTAAATTGGACAAAAAACAGTGAACAAATCAAGGTGTCCATCGGTGTTCAGCCTCAGTCCAGCGCTTTGTTCGATTTATTGACGGTAGAAGAAAATTTAGATTTGTTCGCTACCTTTTATCCAAAATCCCGGCCAGCAGCAGAAGTGCTCGAAATGATTAATCTCACTGATCAGCGCAGCAAGCAGGTTAGGAAGCTCTCCGGCGGACAGAAACAACGGCTTGCCATCGGACTCGCCATGATTAATGACCCTACGATCATTTTTTTAGATGAGCCTACAACAGGACTAGATCCGCAGGCAAGACGGAATATATGGGACATTATTCTTAAGCTGAAGGAGCTAGGCAAAACAACCATCCTTACTACCCATTACATGGAAGAGGCCGAAAAGCTGAGTGACCGTGTATGCATTGTTGATCAAGGGAAAATCGTCACCTTAGATACTCCAGCTGCTTTAATTGATCGGCTCACGAAGGAACGAGAGGTCAGACTTACCTTTATTGATGGCGCTGAGGCAGCACTTGAGACTGAGAAAGTCGCTACACTCCACCATGCTGTCGTCCGTACGAATCGCGATGGCGCTTCGCTCCAGCTATGGACGACCCAGCCTGAAGAAACATTGTATGAGCTGTTTGGATTTACGAAGGATCGCGGTTTCCGCGTCGAGCAAATTTCTATTCGTGAAATGAGTCTGGAAGATGTATTCATTGCCTTCACCGGCAAGGAATGGAGGGATTAA
- a CDS encoding GNAT family N-acetyltransferase: MANDVIIEQIQSIEEHVSGLADLLVQVVEDGASIGFLPPMKLSDAVMYWEAVLSPEVILYVAKIDDRIVGSVQLHLCTKQNGGHRGEIAKLMTHPNYRLRGIGRLLMQKAEGRARHDGRTLLVLDTREGDPSNILYTSLEYIEAGRIPGYARSADGNLDATVFYYKTLI, translated from the coding sequence ATGGCTAATGATGTGATAATTGAACAAATACAATCCATTGAAGAACATGTTAGCGGGCTGGCGGATCTGTTGGTGCAGGTCGTTGAAGATGGTGCTTCAATTGGCTTTTTACCCCCAATGAAGCTTTCTGATGCTGTAATGTATTGGGAGGCTGTGTTAAGTCCAGAGGTGATTTTATACGTTGCCAAAATCGATGATCGAATCGTTGGGAGCGTGCAGCTGCATCTATGTACGAAGCAAAATGGCGGACATAGAGGGGAAATTGCAAAATTAATGACTCATCCAAACTATCGTCTTAGAGGAATTGGACGTTTACTTATGCAAAAGGCAGAAGGGCGAGCAAGACACGATGGCAGAACATTGTTAGTTCTCGATACGAGGGAGGGGGATCCTTCGAATATCCTGTATACTTCATTAGAGTACATTGAAGCCGGACGTATTCCTGGCTATGCACGATCGGCAGACGGTAATTTAGATGCAACGGTTTTTTATTACAAAACGCTGATTTAA
- the glpK gene encoding glycerol kinase GlpK, translating to METYMLSLDQGTTSTRALLVDKSGTIVDIAREELPLSYPHAGWVEADAMFIWQSTKKVMAELLAKTGVTAEQIAGIGITNQRETTVVWDKTTGQPIHNAIVWQSRQTAEISDGLKKSGYEQEFHEKTGLLIDAYFSGTKVSWLLEHVEGARERAEKGELLFGTIDTWVIWNLTGGQVHVTDVSNASRTLMFNIHERSWDDELLHILNIPKAMLPEVRSSSEVYGHVVDEIVGRKIPVAGAAGDQQAALFGQNAYAKGNTKNTYGTGCFMLMNTGTKAIVSEKGLLTTIAWEVDGKLEYALEGSVFVAGAAIQWLRDGLELIESASETEALAEQVESSDGVYVVPAFVGLGTPYWNSDVRGAVFGLTRGTSKAHFVRAVLESLAYQTKDVLSVMEEESGLPLESLCVDGGAVANNMLMQFQSDLLGVPVERPVVNESTALGAAYLAGLAVGFWQNREELAKLRQVDKVFKPAMEEETRADLYSGWHRAVRAAMAFAQ from the coding sequence GTGGAAACGTATATGTTATCGCTCGATCAGGGCACAACCAGCACGCGCGCGCTGCTCGTGGATAAGAGTGGAACCATTGTAGATATAGCAAGAGAAGAGCTTCCGCTGTCTTACCCGCATGCAGGATGGGTAGAAGCAGATGCTATGTTTATATGGCAGTCGACGAAAAAGGTAATGGCAGAGCTGCTGGCCAAAACAGGCGTTACCGCTGAGCAAATTGCTGGAATCGGAATTACGAATCAACGGGAAACAACCGTTGTCTGGGACAAAACGACGGGTCAGCCGATTCATAACGCGATCGTATGGCAATCCCGCCAAACGGCGGAAATTAGTGATGGTCTTAAGAAAAGCGGTTATGAGCAAGAGTTTCATGAGAAGACGGGCCTGCTCATTGATGCTTATTTCTCAGGCACGAAGGTGAGCTGGCTGCTTGAGCATGTGGAGGGCGCACGCGAGCGTGCTGAGAAAGGCGAGCTGCTCTTTGGCACGATCGATACGTGGGTGATCTGGAATTTAACCGGCGGACAGGTGCATGTAACGGATGTTTCGAATGCTTCTAGAACGCTTATGTTCAACATCCATGAGCGGAGCTGGGACGATGAGCTTCTGCATATTTTGAACATTCCTAAAGCGATGCTGCCGGAGGTACGCTCTTCCTCTGAAGTTTACGGACATGTGGTTGATGAAATAGTCGGACGCAAAATTCCAGTTGCAGGTGCAGCTGGTGATCAGCAAGCAGCTTTGTTTGGTCAAAATGCTTATGCAAAAGGAAATACCAAAAACACATATGGTACGGGCTGCTTCATGTTAATGAATACGGGCACCAAAGCAATCGTCTCCGAGAAGGGGCTGCTCACCACGATTGCGTGGGAGGTTGATGGCAAGCTGGAGTATGCGCTTGAAGGCAGCGTATTTGTGGCAGGTGCTGCGATTCAGTGGCTTAGAGATGGTCTAGAGCTTATTGAATCGGCTTCCGAGACGGAAGCACTGGCGGAGCAGGTGGAGTCCTCGGACGGCGTTTATGTCGTGCCGGCATTTGTTGGACTCGGTACGCCGTACTGGAATAGCGATGTTAGAGGAGCCGTATTTGGACTCACGCGGGGGACATCCAAGGCACATTTTGTCCGTGCAGTATTAGAATCGCTGGCTTACCAGACCAAAGATGTCCTCTCCGTTATGGAGGAGGAATCAGGTTTGCCGCTGGAGTCGCTTTGTGTAGACGGCGGAGCCGTTGCCAACAATATGCTTATGCAATTCCAAAGTGATCTGCTTGGCGTTCCTGTGGAGCGTCCAGTAGTAAATGAATCTACAGCACTTGGAGCTGCATATTTAGCCGGACTTGCGGTAGGCTTCTGGCAAAACCGCGAGGAGCTGGCTAAGCTGAGACAGGTAGATAAAGTATTTAAGCCTGCTATGGAAGAGGAGACACGTGCCGATTTATACAGCGGATGGCATCGTGCAGTCCGAGCGGCCATGGCTTTCGCGCAATAA
- a CDS encoding FAD-dependent oxidoreductase has product MTIHNKEIFAAQNREQVLKQMQQSQLDVLVIGGGITGAGIALDAAARGMKVALVEMQDFAAGTSSRSTKLVHGGLRYLKQLEIGVVAEVGKERAIVYENGPHVTTPEWMLLPLYKGGTFGKFSTSIGLRVYDFLAGVKRKERRMMLNVEDTLFKEPLLKRDGLKGSGYYVEYRTDDARLTIEVMKKAVETGALSVNYAKVETLRYGKDGKITGTLVKDMINGAEYELKATKVINATGPWVDDIREIDGSKKGKTLRLTKGVHVVFDQSRFPLRQAVYFDTPDGRMVFAIPRAGKTYFGTTDTNYKGNTVNPVMTLADRTYLLQAVNFMFPDLKLVEADVESSWAGLRPLIQQEGKSPSEISRRDEIFVSDSGLISIAGGKLTGYRKMAETVVDKVVELLGQEGGSKAFAKSETKTITMSGGDLGGSKGFEPFVQKKSAEGAHYGFSKEESAFLAQRYGSNVDQLFSLAQRTGAWAETFELPLILAVQLRYAIEAEMTVKPTDFFIRRTGDLFFQIGYVQQWKTQVIAAMANRLQWNDEQRTAYTLELEEKLVEAVEPLKG; this is encoded by the coding sequence ATGACCATTCATAATAAAGAAATATTTGCCGCCCAAAATCGTGAGCAAGTACTGAAGCAGATGCAGCAATCACAGCTGGATGTACTCGTCATAGGTGGAGGAATTACTGGCGCGGGCATTGCGCTTGATGCTGCTGCGCGCGGTATGAAAGTGGCTTTAGTGGAGATGCAGGATTTTGCAGCGGGGACCTCTAGCCGTTCGACGAAGCTGGTCCATGGCGGTTTGCGTTACTTGAAGCAGCTAGAGATTGGTGTCGTAGCTGAGGTTGGCAAGGAGCGGGCAATCGTATACGAGAACGGGCCGCATGTTACGACACCGGAATGGATGCTGCTTCCGCTTTATAAGGGCGGCACCTTCGGTAAGTTCTCGACATCGATTGGTTTGCGTGTTTACGATTTTCTAGCTGGCGTCAAACGAAAAGAGCGCCGGATGATGCTGAACGTAGAGGACACGCTGTTTAAGGAACCTCTTTTGAAGCGGGATGGCTTAAAGGGCAGCGGATATTATGTGGAATACCGTACCGATGATGCACGGCTAACGATAGAAGTAATGAAGAAAGCGGTAGAAACCGGCGCATTGTCGGTGAACTATGCCAAGGTAGAGACGCTTCGTTATGGCAAAGACGGTAAAATAACAGGCACGTTGGTTAAAGATATGATTAACGGCGCTGAATACGAGTTGAAGGCAACTAAAGTCATTAATGCTACGGGTCCTTGGGTCGATGATATTCGCGAAATTGATGGATCGAAAAAGGGGAAAACGCTCCGTCTGACAAAAGGCGTTCATGTGGTCTTCGACCAGAGTCGTTTCCCATTGCGCCAAGCCGTCTACTTCGATACGCCGGACGGCCGCATGGTATTTGCAATTCCGCGCGCGGGAAAAACGTATTTCGGTACGACGGATACCAACTATAAGGGCAATACCGTCAATCCAGTGATGACGCTTGCGGATCGCACTTATTTGCTGCAAGCTGTTAACTTTATGTTCCCAGATCTAAAGCTTGTGGAAGCGGACGTGGAATCAAGCTGGGCAGGCCTACGCCCGCTTATACAGCAAGAAGGGAAATCGCCTTCGGAAATATCGCGTCGTGATGAGATTTTTGTATCGGATTCCGGGCTGATTTCAATTGCGGGCGGCAAGCTGACGGGTTATCGCAAGATGGCTGAAACCGTTGTAGATAAAGTAGTAGAACTGCTCGGGCAGGAGGGCGGCAGCAAAGCTTTTGCCAAAAGCGAGACCAAGACGATTACGATGTCAGGCGGGGACTTAGGCGGGTCAAAAGGTTTTGAGCCTTTTGTTCAGAAGAAATCAGCAGAGGGAGCACATTATGGCTTCAGTAAGGAAGAGTCTGCTTTTCTGGCGCAGCGTTATGGCTCAAACGTGGATCAGCTGTTCTCGCTTGCGCAAAGGACAGGCGCTTGGGCGGAAACCTTTGAATTGCCGCTCATACTAGCGGTACAGCTTCGTTACGCCATAGAGGCGGAAATGACAGTGAAGCCAACTGATTTCTTTATTCGCCGCACGGGTGATTTGTTTTTCCAAATCGGATATGTTCAGCAGTGGAAAACACAGGTCATAGCCGCGATGGCGAATCGTCTGCAGTGGAATGATGAGCAGCGGACTGCTTATACATTGGAGCTGGAAGAAAAGCTGGTTGAAGCAGTAGAGCCGCTGAAAGGCTAA
- a CDS encoding LysR family transcriptional regulator: protein MDIPQLEAFLSVCKIRNFTRAAEYLHISQSAVTARIKALEQSVGKPLFLRDNRNVSLTQAGIHFLPYAERMLLLFEESKITLSEGLENYIVMSGPGSVWHYYYLQHIVSFRQAHPKVAIKFLSYIDSSYMIRDLLLDGVVQVAIRYDPLDRPNVTKHFLFEDEIILVSSQNSSNLFTKTDFFSGQYCHIEWGYPFPDWFRSIVGEGYLPTFETDHSTIMLTLLLQGAGFGFLPRSIAQPFLDDHRLYELRCELPFPVTRAYALYLTDNRDHPSVKLALQLLDVPLASTGDSTR from the coding sequence ATGGATATTCCACAGTTAGAGGCTTTCTTATCGGTGTGCAAAATTCGCAATTTCACAAGGGCCGCAGAGTATTTGCATATCTCGCAATCTGCTGTTACAGCAAGAATAAAAGCGCTGGAACAGTCCGTCGGAAAGCCGCTGTTTCTACGTGATAACCGAAATGTAAGCTTAACGCAGGCAGGCATCCATTTCCTCCCTTATGCCGAGAGGATGCTGCTGCTGTTTGAAGAAAGCAAGATAACGTTATCCGAAGGATTAGAAAACTATATCGTCATGAGCGGTCCTGGCTCTGTTTGGCATTACTATTATTTGCAGCATATTGTTTCGTTTAGGCAAGCACACCCGAAGGTGGCTATTAAATTTCTGAGCTACATCGATTCCAGCTACATGATTCGTGACCTTTTACTCGATGGCGTTGTACAAGTAGCTATTCGATACGACCCTCTTGATCGCCCTAATGTTACTAAACATTTCCTATTTGAGGACGAAATTATTCTTGTTTCTTCTCAAAATAGTTCTAACTTGTTTACGAAAACAGACTTCTTTTCGGGACAATATTGTCACATCGAGTGGGGATATCCGTTTCCAGATTGGTTTCGCTCAATCGTTGGGGAAGGTTATCTGCCTACTTTTGAAACCGACCACTCCACCATAATGCTCACATTGCTTTTGCAAGGAGCAGGATTTGGCTTCCTTCCCCGATCTATTGCACAGCCTTTTCTAGATGATCACCGTTTATATGAACTGCGCTGCGAATTGCCTTTTCCAGTTACGAGGGCCTATGCTCTCTATTTAACAGACAATCGCGACCATCCAAGTGTAAAACTAGCCTTGCAATTGCTCGATGTTCCTCTAGCTTCGACAGGAGATTCAACACGCTGA
- a CDS encoding VOC family protein: MSTFLDEQISLGEVKLKVSNLERSILFYTEVVGLKVLQHDEMHRVAAFTADGKHTLLILEEVPNAVVPQKRSHAGLYHFAILLPDRRSLSLALRNLITSGIHIGQADHLVSEALYISDPDHNGIEIYADRPREEWKRDTEGNYVMATDPLDWEDLLAQSDGLEWSGLPQGTVIGHIHLHVGDLRKSRAFYEGKLGFDVVGDYAQMAAVFVSAGGYHHHIGMNIWAGAGATLPSANTVGLSYYTIVFPTSTSREAWLEHLRSDGVEAAEQGNAFVVHDASGIAIHATVKSD; the protein is encoded by the coding sequence ATGTCGACATTTTTGGATGAACAAATTTCACTGGGAGAAGTAAAGCTTAAGGTAAGCAATCTCGAGCGCTCAATCCTTTTTTATACGGAAGTTGTCGGGCTAAAGGTTTTGCAGCATGATGAAATGCATCGTGTTGCAGCGTTCACTGCTGATGGGAAACATACGCTGCTCATTCTAGAGGAAGTACCGAATGCCGTTGTGCCGCAAAAACGCTCTCATGCTGGTTTGTACCATTTTGCAATTCTGCTGCCGGATCGTCGCTCCTTATCGCTTGCGCTCCGCAACTTGATCACAAGCGGCATTCATATTGGGCAGGCCGACCACTTGGTAAGCGAGGCTCTTTATATTTCAGATCCGGATCATAACGGCATCGAAATTTACGCGGATCGTCCGCGTGAAGAGTGGAAGCGAGATACCGAGGGCAATTATGTGATGGCAACAGACCCGCTTGATTGGGAAGATCTGCTTGCTCAGAGTGATGGTTTGGAATGGAGCGGTCTCCCGCAAGGAACCGTTATTGGACATATCCATCTTCACGTAGGCGACCTTAGGAAGTCGCGCGCGTTTTATGAAGGCAAGCTAGGCTTTGATGTTGTTGGCGATTATGCGCAAATGGCTGCTGTATTCGTCTCGGCTGGCGGATACCATCACCATATCGGCATGAACATTTGGGCAGGCGCAGGCGCTACCTTGCCGTCAGCCAATACGGTTGGCTTATCTTATTATACGATTGTTTTCCCAACTTCAACTTCTCGTGAAGCTTGGCTCGAGCATCTGCGCAGCGACGGTGTTGAAGCTGCGGAGCAAGGAAACGCGTTCGTTGTACATGACGCTTCCGGCATTGCTATTCACGCGACTGTAAAATCGGATTAA
- a CDS encoding ABC transporter permease, producing the protein MNSTKQFSKMFSAQVKMMFREKQVWFWNIFFPIILMVLFMVIFGGGSSDSFKATIAVVDSQPNANSSMLLEQLRQIPVFEFKEEQPITKEAGNTLIEKQDIDALIILPESDSSTTMQLVVNKANEQGATTQAIAGILDQFIQQTNWTVAKATPTFSLTRQSISQGSEDLNYADFLLTGMIGLTLAQGGLFGMVSLVEMRRKGLMKRLRMTPAKMGLYGLAGVIVKLLLGVFQIIILTLIGVFGFGANLHINVLSLVIAFFAGALVFNAMGYLFSSFSKSIEAYMGMSNIASMLMMFLSGVFIPLEIMPNWLQPIAQILPLTYFVEGMRDGLIYNSGIVSTSFWIGIGIMVTWGVVSFLIGSQVYKSKSAVEAA; encoded by the coding sequence ATGAACAGCACCAAACAATTTTCCAAAATGTTTAGCGCCCAGGTCAAAATGATGTTTCGCGAAAAACAAGTATGGTTTTGGAACATCTTTTTTCCGATCATACTAATGGTATTGTTTATGGTCATTTTTGGCGGAGGCTCATCCGATAGCTTTAAAGCTACAATTGCCGTTGTTGATTCACAGCCGAATGCCAATTCGAGCATGCTGCTTGAGCAGCTGCGCCAAATTCCAGTATTTGAGTTCAAAGAAGAGCAGCCGATCACGAAGGAAGCCGGCAATACGCTCATTGAAAAACAAGATATTGATGCACTCATTATTTTGCCTGAATCCGACAGCTCCACCACAATGCAGCTCGTTGTAAACAAAGCCAATGAGCAAGGAGCTACCACCCAGGCTATTGCCGGCATTTTGGATCAATTTATTCAACAGACGAATTGGACCGTTGCCAAAGCTACGCCAACATTCAGCTTAACTAGACAATCCATTTCGCAAGGCTCCGAGGATTTGAATTACGCAGACTTCCTGCTGACTGGCATGATCGGTCTAACACTCGCGCAGGGCGGTCTGTTCGGCATGGTCAGTCTAGTTGAGATGCGCAGAAAGGGACTGATGAAGAGGCTTCGCATGACGCCAGCCAAGATGGGCCTTTACGGGCTGGCAGGCGTAATTGTAAAGCTGTTGCTCGGCGTTTTTCAAATCATTATTTTAACATTGATTGGCGTATTCGGTTTTGGCGCAAATCTTCATATTAATGTATTAAGCTTAGTTATTGCTTTCTTTGCAGGCGCACTCGTATTTAATGCGATGGGTTATTTATTCTCTTCCTTCAGTAAATCTATAGAAGCTTATATGGGGATGTCCAACATTGCCAGCATGCTCATGATGTTTCTTAGCGGTGTATTTATCCCACTCGAAATCATGCCAAACTGGCTGCAGCCTATTGCACAAATTTTGCCGCTTACTTACTTCGTGGAGGGCATGCGGGATGGTCTCATCTACAATTCCGGGATCGTTTCAACCTCATTCTGGATCGGTATTGGCATTATGGTCACATGGGGTGTTGTATCCTTCTTAATCGGCTCCCAAGTGTATAAATCGAAATCAGCTGTTGAAGCAGCCTAG